ACAAAGACAGACAGCTCGTCCATGGCAGCTATGCCTGTGTGGGGCAGATTGTGGGCCTGGATGTGCTTGCGGGTGAACTTGGTGAAGGAGTTAGCGTTGTCCTCCATGGAGCGTGGCAAGCGGCAGCTGACCGTGGCAGTCCGCCCAACAGCCTGCCAGCCAAGGCTATGCTGCAGCATGAAGCTCACAGCCCAGTCATAAGAGATGCGGAAGGCGCTGCTGTGACCGTTCTGGCTGTGGATCTCAGAAGCCCTCTGAAAAAGGTTCTTCTCGTTGAGCGGCAGCTGCTGCTCTCGCTGGGCCATGACCCACTCCACCATGCGCTCCACCGCCTCTCCCTTGCCGGGTCCCCGGCCATCACGTTCCAGCTGCTTCTCCTTGTTCTTCAGACAGGCCCGGATGAGATTAGACTGGGTGGATAGCTGCTTGGCGGCTTGACGTTCCCCGCAGCACAGAGCGAACAGCACTATCCTCAGCAGACGCACAGAGAGGGTGTCCTCTCGTTCTTTTACCACCGGGCGTACTGTCGGAGGGGTGATGGGAGGGTCAGATACAGCAGGCTGCTGTTTAGACTCCCCTGCATTAACAATTTCATCAACGTCCTTGCCAAGAGCTTCAACCTCCATTTCTTCATTGTCTGTGTCTGAGCCCATGTCCTCCACTGGGGCCATTGCCTCGTCCAGGTCACTCTCCGGCCCTAAGGGACCCCACTCGCTGCTGTCGTCAAAGCGGTCTGCTCCCATGGTGTTTCTGCAGGAAAGAAAGATGAGTGGTATTTGAGGCATGACAGATAAAACATCTCAATTAATCACAATATTTTGGGGGGAGTAAATTGTGTGAAACGGCTGGAGTGTGTCTCGTAAAGTACCTCATGTCCTCCATGATGAATCCAACATTAGGGGAGCCTGttaaaaaagaaagagagagaggataaagagattTAGATTTGAAAAGAAAGAGCACGCAGCTAAATGTAAGTGTTACAAACATTTCTGTTTCAGGTTGAACTATGTAGACTTTGTTTTCCCTGTCATAATGTATTATTAATATCATCCTTCACAGTTCCCCTGTCAAGCAGTCACAGACAATGACTTTGACGCTTGTATACTCATAGAGATGAAGCTAGTCTTGAatttattatatactgtatgtgttttggTATCACAAGAGATGATATTATTGTGTGTGAATCTACAAAACATCAAATAAATGATTGACCTGAGTGGTGGGGTGAGAAGCCATGATACTCCCAGAAGCAGCTGGGCTGCTTGCACAGGTTGGCTTTGCAAACGATGCATCCAAACACGCTCTCATGGCGCAGGTTCTTCAGATTGCAGTTCTTGCATCTCTTGGTCTTGGCGGTGAGTTTAACCAATCTGTGCCTTAGTTTATTTGGATTGCCTTGCAGGGCAACTTCTCGCACGCTCGCTAGTCCCTCTTTATTCTCAGAGTGGATGCGTGCTTGTCTCTCTGCACACTTGGCTAGCTGATGCCCTAAGCGCTTTCGAAAGTTTGCCTGGGTAAAGAGTCCGCCCTGCACCCATGACGGTGGGTTCTCTTTGCGGCTCTCCCGCAGCACTATGAAGGCATTAACTATGCTCAGGTTGACCAGGAACCAGAAGAGACTGCGCCAGTGCTTGTCTAGTGGCAGCCCTCCTAGAGGGTTGCAGGCAAGCAGCTGTTTGCAGATGTCAACTCCTCGCATATTCTCCTGCAGAAGTCGGAAGGCTAAGGGCCGCTCGATGGGGCTGAGTTCGCCCACTTTGGTTTGAGACTTCCTCCACACTGTGTCTGGCTGCCCCGGCCTGGCGTTGGTGGACAGGCAGCCCATCTCCTTGGTGTCTTTCCAGCGGGTGGCCAGCAGGGGACCCAACTGCCTCTGCAGGAAGTCCCCAGGCTTCTCCAACTTACCCTGCTCCCACAGCTCCCTGGGGAGGATGGGGCTTGGTGGAGGAAAGGAGCTAGAGGCATAAATGCCCTGGTCCAAGAGCTTCTGCATGAGAGGGGCAGAGGCCAGTGAGCTACCCAGGAAGAGCTGGTGGTGTTTCTGCTGGAGTCCCTCCACTAAGGGGGGAACGACACTGAACCCCAGctcattctccttctccctccccatgTGGATGAGCAGTCGGTGGCAGTAGCCCGACTTGGAGTCACACAGCAGCCACACCCCTGGTTGGGCCTTGGGGTTCCCTTTGGCTTGGCCAGCCTCCGTCTCCAGACTGGGCAGCAGGGCCCGGTCGATGGCAAGGCACCGGTTGGGTTGGTAGGCTTCCCACATGGAGTCGCCAAGGATGCTCAGCATAGGTCTAAAGAGACGCAGCCTGTCGCTGCCactgccctccccctcctcctcctcctcctcctccatggagGTGAGCAGACTACCCATCCAGATGTTGTTGGAGATCTGCTGGAAGCGCTTGATGGACATGGCCCTGAAGAAGGTGTGGCAGTTGTCGTAGTGCTGCCAGGACCAGTAGTTGGCAGGCTCTGGGAGGCTCTGAAGGCCCATGAGGATACTGAGACCTATGAAGCCCTTGATCTCGTGAGCGGCAACAGGGACCCAGTCCGGGTCACGCTGCCCAAGAAACTGGCAGGTCTTGGCCTTGGCGTTGGTCTCGTTGGCGATGAGCTCCATGAGCGAGTACGGGAAGAGCAGGTTGAAGTAGTCGACAGCGTCGCTGTTTTTGTTTAAGGACTGGCGAGGACCGCAGCTCTCTGTGAAGTCGAGGATGGTTGCGGAGTTGGTGCCTCTCAGCAGAGGTTCTCTCCAGTTCTCCATTAACGCCCATTCAGACCTCCCCACTTCCACACCCCCCCCGgatttgtcctcctcctcctcttggcAGAACTCAATGTCAGACTCCAGAGACTCTGTGGGGGAGGGAAGGGGATCACAGGAACAACAGTTAGTCTTCTGCTCCACACAGCCACGTTGACAACTTTACTTTTATAAACACCCTGGGCCATTTCTTATGTCAGCGCAAGTCCACTTTTACAACACCATGTGTTTGGAACGAGGGTAAAATATAACACCTTCTCAACAGGCCAGTAGTCTGAAGACAACATAAACGGCAGAGGAAAACAGATTGGTATGCAGACAGTCTCCTTGGTAAGACATTACTCCTCTGCACTTGGGTCATTTTTAGACTCCACACATTTTCCTATTTACTCTGGCACAAAACATGCTTTGGAGTGTGTCTTGATGTACAACAATCTGTCAGTTCCTGTAATGCAGGGTTCCACAAGTGGCAGCCCACAGGCCTCTTTGTTGGACATAagactgtaaacacaccagcaaaTCAGGGCCAGGTGATTTACATTTCCTGTTCTAATGTATTCCCACGCATAAGAGAGATAGATATGTGATcttatacaaatgtaagcaaggtttgaaattatgttTTAGATATTATATCCGTTTGGGCTTtgaggtcaatttgcagtctacaaattatttgtaattatgttttggccccctgaccatccccTCAAGAAAAACTAAAATGGTCacgtggctgaatctagttgatgatagTGTGTGAACGAGCAACATGGGATGCAGCCATGTAGAGTTCTTTGACCTCATTAATGAAGAGAAGGGGAATGTGTGGTAACAAACAcctgttgtgtgtggttgtgaatAAGTGTGTGGTTCATCTTTTGCCACATTACTttttgtagacacacacacacacacacacacacacacacacacacacacacacacacacacacacacacacacacacacacacacacacacacacacggcctatACTCGCTCaccatttcattttttttttgtgtttacAAGTTTGTAAAAATAGTTTTACATTAGGTAGGGCCAATAGCTTTAGTGCGACCGCATGACCAGAACATAAGGCCTTGTTCTAACCAATATAGATGTACAAATATTTATGATTTCTGGTGTGAGGGGATTTTTTACAAAGTTTCTCTCACTGTACAAATATGTCTCACTTACAATATTAGGTACAATAGGAACCATGTCTCACTGTACAATATCTGGTGTGTACCATGTCTCTCACTGTACAATAtctggtgtgtgtctctcactgTACAATATCTGGTGTGAACCATGTCTCTCACTGTACAATATCTGGTGTGAACATACAATAGGCCTCACTGTACAATATCTGAACCATGTCTCACTGTACAATATATCTCTCACTGTACAATATCAAATGTCTCACTTAcaatatctggtgtgatgtctctcaCTGTACAATATCTGGTTGAACCATGTCTCACTGTACAATATCTGGTGTGAACCGTCTCTCACTGTACAATATCTGGTGTGAACCATGTCTCACTGTACAATATCTGGTGTGAACCATGTCTCACTGTACAATATCTGGTGTGAACCATGTCTCACTGTACATCTGTACTCACTGTACAATATCTGGTGTGAACCATGTCTCACTGTACAATATCTCACTGTACAatatctgtctctcactgtaCAATATCTGGTGTGAACCATGTCTCACTGTACAATATCTGGTGTGTACCATGTCTCTCACTGTACAATATCTGGTGTGAACATGTCTCTCACTGTACAATATCTGGTGTGAACCATGTCTCACTGTACAATATCTGGTGTGAACCATGTCTCACTGTACAATATCTGGTGTGAACCATGTCTCACTGTACAATATCTGGTGTGAACCATGTCTCACTGTACAATATCTGGTGTTTACTGTCTCTCACTGTACAATATCTGGTGTGAACCATGTCTCACTGTACAATATCTGGTGTGTACCATGTCTCACTGTACAATATCTGTACATGTCTCTCACTGTACAATATCTGGTGTGAACCATGTCTCACTGTACAATATCTGGTGTGTACTGTCTCTCACTGTACAATATCTGGTGTGTACCATGTCTCTCACTGTACAATATCTGGTGTGTACCATGTCTCACTGTACAATATCTGGTGTGAACCATGTCTCTCACTGTACAATATCTGGTGTGTACCATGTCTCTCACTGTACAATATCTGGTGTGTACTGTCTCTCACTGTACAATATCTGGTGTGAACTGTCTCTCACTGTACAATATCTGGTGTGAACCATCTCTCACTGTACAATATCTGGTGTGAACCATGTCTCACTGTACAATATCTGGTGTGAACCATGTCTCACTGTACAATATCTGGTGTGAACCATGTCTCACTGTACAATATCTGGTGTGAACCATCTCTCACTGTACAATATCTGGTGTGAACCATGTCTCACTGTACAATATCTGGTGTGAACCATGTCTCTCACTGTACAATATCTGGTGTCTGTCTCACTGTACAATATCTGTGTGAACCATGTACAATATCTggtgtctgtctctcactgtacaatatcactgtactgtacaatatCTGGTGTGAATGTCTCTCACTGTACAATATCTCATGTCTCTCACTGTACAATATCTGGTGTGTACTGTCTCTCACCATCTGGTGTACATGTCTCTCACTGTACAATATCTGGTGTGAACTGTCTCTCACTGTAcaatatctgtgtgtgtctctcactgtGCACTGTCTCACTGTACAATATCTGGTGTGTACATGTCTCTCACTGTCATCTGTACTGTCTCTCACTGTACAATATCTGGTGTGTACTGTCTCTCACTGTACAATATCTGGTGTGTACTGTCTCTCACTGTACAATATCTGGTGTGAACCATGTCTCTCACTGTACAATATCTGGTGTGAACCATGTCTCTCACTGTACAATATCTGGTGTGAACCATGTCTCTCACTGTACAATATCTGGTGTGAACCATGTCTCACTGTACAATATCTGGTGTGAACCATGTCTCTCACTGTACAATATCTGGTGTGAACCATGTCTCACTGTACAATATCTGGTGTGAACCATGTCTCACTGTACAATATCTGGTGTGAACCATGTCTCACTGTACAATATCTGGTGTGAACCATGTCTCACTGTACAATATCTGTGTCTCTCACTGTACAATATCTGGTGTGAACCATGTCTCACTGTACAATATCTGTGTGAACCATGTCTCACTGTACAATATCTGTCTCACTGTACAATATCTGGTGTGAACCATGTCTCACTGTACAATATCTGGTGTGAACCATGTCTCACTGTACAATATCTGGTGTGAACCATGTCTCACTGTACAATATCTGGTGTGAACCATGTCTCACTGTACAATATCTGGTGTGAACCATGTCTCACTGTACAATATCTGGTGTGAACCATGTCTCTCACTGTACAATATCTGGTGTGAACCATGTCTCACTGTACAATATCTGGTGTGAACCATGTCTCACTGTACAATATCTGGTGTGAACCATGTCTCACTGTACAATATCTGGTGTGAACAATATCTGTGAACCATGTCTCACTGTACAATATGTGAACCTCTCACTGTACAATATCTGGTGTGAACCATGTCTCACTGTACAATATGTACCGTCTCTCACTGTACAATATCTGGTGTGAACCATGTCTCACTGTACAATATCTGGTGTGAACCATGTCTCACTGTACAATATCTGGTGTGAACCATGTCTCACTGTACAATATCTGGTGTGAACCATGTCTCTCACTGTACAATATCTGGTGTGTACAATATCATGTCTCTCAATATCTGTACAatatctgtctctcactgtaCAATATCTGGTGTGAACCATGTCTCACTGTACAATATCTGGTGTGAACCATGTCTCACTGTACAATATCTGGTGTGAACCATGTCTCTCACTGTACAATATCTGGTGTGAACCATGTCTCACTGTACAATATCTGGTGTGTACCATCTCTCACTGTACAATATCTGGTGTGTACCATCTCTCACTGTACAATATCTGGTGTGAACCATGTCTCACTGTTCAATAATCCTACCATGTCTTTCAGTGTTCACAAGGGGAGATAAGCTCAACACCTTGTGCAATAAAACATTTGGCATCAGGCCAAGTTAAACAACGAAGCAAATAACGACAGCAACCCACCACAACTAGATGTCAAATCATGGGGCTCTTTTGCTGGCACATTTTGCACAAAATGTCACCATGAATAGATACATTTTGTTAGGGTGTTGCCATCCTGGTTCTACGTTATAGTACATTTCATGAATAAGATTAATGGTGTATAAATGTTCATGTCTAAATGCTTATGCATTGTACGTAGTAGTATACACTTTATAAATTGTGCTAGCAATTTCAAAACATTTTCTAAACTGCAAATATAAAGCATATTTCTCCTTCCATGGTAAAACTGACATGCAAAGGCTATCGGTTTGGAGTTCTGTGGGGAGCTTGAAGACACCTACTGTTTGGTGTACAGGTGCTGGAGCCGTGACTTGGGTCCTGGGCCAGGTGCTTGGCCATAAGGTCCCCTGTCTGAGAGCTGAAGTCACAGAGCTCACACCGCAGCTTCAAATAGCTGTGTGGAACAGAGGGAAAGAAGGTTGGAACGTGTCTCTAGTAACTGGCAAGGCAAAAAAGATTAAAAACACAGTGGAAAAGGTGTCCATTACCAAGGGGGAGGCCGCTTGTGCAGGGGGACCCGGTTGGTTTTCATACGTGGTGCATGATTTCTGCAACAAGAGAAATTAACACTATCAAACTGTCCAAGTCATCTATGATCAATGAATGAACCATTGTTTCCTTGACTAATAAAACATGATCTATATTGAAGCTTGACTCACGTAATCATGTGGTCTGCGTAGGAGCGCGAACAGCAGGTGCTGTAGGGGCACACAGCACAGTGGACGAAGGTGGGGTAGTGGTCGGGGAAGCTGGGTACGTCTGAGCTGCACTCCATGCACCGCTGCTTGACTAGAGACACACTGTAGAGGTCACACAGAGGTCAGACACTTCAGCCACAATATATGCATTTATACATCACCCTGGCTGTGAGCCAACCCTCCAAGGGTGTTtcagggagagttgggatatgcaaaaaataACGTATTTCCAACTCACACACACGTATTAATacacatgtgtacatgtgtgaaaaATAACAAACACCCACCAAATGATGATTATGTTTATACATGCTCTCAGAGGGCAAGCTAGCGCTACTGTCACACTTCTCAATCAAAAACTAAGTCTGAGATTAATGATAGAAGAGCTCCTGGGATTTGTAGTCGCTCCATGTACAACAATATGACTTTTACTCACCTCCGTTTCTGAAACTTGGTGAGCAGGTCCAACTGCTTGATGGATTTCCTCATGGTGGTTCTGGTTGTTTGTGGAGGTGGTTTGGACTGATGTTGTAGTTTATGTTGTATGTTTGTGTAGGTCTGGCCCGCCTGAGGAGTGGGGCCTGTCGTCTTATAGTCCATAGGTACATTCTTGGGCAACTGTCCCTTGTGGTGGGAATATGCCCTGATGGTCACCTAAGTACACAGACAAGAATAGAACACAGTGTTTAACCCCATTCTACGTATGAATACTATACCTATACTAATATAACTCTTCTTGATCTAGGACATGCATTTCTTTTTGGTTAACCTTGTCCAACAAGTAAATTGCCTGAATCTCTacgctcttagaaaaaagggttccaaaagggtttttcggctatccccataggagaacccttttggtttccatgtagaacccttatTTTGGGTTCCAATGTTGAACCCCCTGtaaggattctacatggaaccaaaaaaggttcttcaaaggttctcctatgggaataGCAGAAAGCACCTTTTCTACTAAGAGTGTAGATAAAGTGGCAAGACATTTCTCTGTGGATGATGTCACTTTGTGGCACAAGTAAGAGAAGGTCTAATCAGTGAAATGAAGCTGTTCATAAACTCACTTTAGTCCCAGGTTGGAGCCCCTCCAGCTGCTTGGGTTTGCGGAAGGTCCTGTGGCTGTGGGTTTTGTGCTCCATCCTGTCAGTGGCAGAGAGGAACTGCAAACGGCACTTGTTGCAGTGACTCGCTCTACTGGCCTGAAAAATCAAGAGTTGGGTTCAGCGTTTCAGGGATATACATAAACTGCAGAAGAAATTGTGATCTCGTTTTGTCTTTGTACAAGAGTTTACAAAACACTTTTTCTTGCAACGCCTACTTTGCAGTATCACTGCCTTTATAAAACATATGGGACCGGTTTCCCAGACCCAAATTaatcctagtcctggactaaataCACACTTACAATGAAGATTCTCTGTTGAGATTGGTGTTTAATCTAAGACTAGGTATAATATGAGTGTGGGAAACCAGGCcataaatacttttttgcactTTAAGAAAATACCTTCCTTTAAGTAAATTCTTTACAACAGTTTTAAATGGGAACGATGCTTACTTTTTTATGGTCCTTTGTggcttagttggtagagcatgggacttgcaacaccagggttgtgggtttgattcccacgggggaccagtatgagaaaatgtatgcactcactactgtaaattgttctggataagagcgtctgctaaatgacataaaaTGTAATGGGCCTGGGTTGTTCCTCTACCTGGTGTCGTATGTAATGCTGCTGGTAGGAGTTGGGGCTCTTGAACACCTTCAGGCAGTAGACACACAGCTGGTTGCATGTCTTTGCATGATTGGTACAGAAGTGGTTGTACACATCAGAAAAGAAAGAAGACCGGTACCGACACACCTTGAAAAGAAGAAGGGATGGGACTTCAGGAAGGTGTGGTTCTGAGAGGAAATGGAAAGGCCAGCATTTATTATATCCTGTTTAACTGGAGGTGAAAGGTTACCAACCTGGCAAATATAGGGCATCTCTCCTGGTTTGTGGGTGTTCTTCATGTGATGCAGGAACACTGGCTCACTCTCAAACGCCCACTCACAGATCTTACAACAAGCTGCACGGTCAATAGAGAAAACGAATCACAAATCCTACATCAAATGCAACTTAGTTTAATCATAAGAAAATATATCTCACAGGATGCATATTTAACAACAGGTGAATATGTAAGTATGGTAATGTGAGGGTGTACTGGAAGACTGAGTGGGCCCGTGGGCATTCTCCACATGGTACTGGAGCTGGGCGCTGGTAGAGAACTGGCGGAAGCAGTGCTGGCAGGAGGTCAGTTGGTCCACCCATTTAGTCATCTCTGGGTGCTGCTTCATGTGGTCCATCAGCCTGCCGATCACGCACACACAGTTAACATCCTTCCATCAATTGAGATTTGCATTTGCATAGTTCTAACACTTGAATAAGTGGTCCAGATACTTTTGTGGCAACATATCACATGCAAACATTTGATTGATACTTCTACCCCTAAATGTTGTCATTTCAAATCAATTTATGGTCAGCCTGTATGTgtacatactgtgtgtgtatctggAGCAGGGGACCCCATCCTCACCTAATGTTGCTATTGGACCTCTTGGGACAGATGACACATTTGAAGGAATAGTTCAGCTTCGTGGGCTGACTGTCGACCAGGGACTGTTGGCCTGCGAAGTGGCCATAGTAGAAATCATCCACTAGCATAACCACCTTAGGCGGAGGGTCTGGGTTGGAGCTGGGAGCCAGTTCTGGCAGGGGGTTCTGAGTGCCACTGCTGCTTGAAGGCCCAGCAGTAATGACCAGGTCTGGACAGCAGAACTGGGAAGGGGGAATTCAATACAGTTTAAATTGCCATCATTCTCATCATTACTAGTGGTGAATGTTCATTGTTTAATATCTGGAATGTTCTATGGTGCATATGATTAAGCTTCTTACACACATATGTCCTTGAAGTGCTTCTTGCATTTTGAATTGGGCTCCACATCGGGGGCATATCTTTACCTCCCGATCAACTGTAAAACAAACAGAACAGGGAAACATTTGCCCGATGTTCTGTTCAGCGACATTTTTACACTTAGAACCAGCGAGGGAATATGATAATGAGCAATAGATCTGATATGGATGTAATCACTGTACCTTTGGTGTTGCCCTGTGTCAGGGGCGTGGCCACAGGTACATTGGCCTGGCTATTGCTCTTGACGATCTGCAGAAGCTGCGATTGGAGAGCGACTGGGACTTGGTTCCATTTCACTATAGCACAAAGGAAAGCAGGGGATGTTCAACAGATGTCACTATAGAGACAAAAGCTGTACTTCATTGAATTTAGACCCACCCATAAAATAAGAATTTACAAATCTGAGGCTGTGAGGAAGTGTTGAGTAGAGTGGGCCGGGTGCCCATGGTGCTAGCCGTGGTGGTGAGGGGGGCGTGACTGGACCCGCGGATGGTGAGGGTGGCAGGGATTTGCATAGTGGCAAAGGTGCTGGGCACCGCCTGCCGTAAAACACCACTGGGGCCAGCAGTGGGCCTAATCTGTGCAGGCTGGGTCACAACCTGAGGCATCCCCATAGACGGAGCAAAGAACTGCCCTCCAGGTCCTACCATAGGAGAGAGGGCTGTTAACAAAATGGTGTTACTATACCATTGGGACCCCTGTATTTCTATTGTAGCTCTGTGAAAACAGCACTGGATAAAGATGCTGAAATTAAAGATATAAAGTTATAAAATTACCAGAGAGTAGGGTGATGGGTCGAATCATCTGGCCTTGCTGTAAATTCAGAACTATCCCCATAGGGTTCTGCCCAGGCCTGACGTTTCGGACCGGGAAACCCTGtgagatatagtagatatagtaatGAGATGAAGTTAAATACATTCTTAAATGCATTCCACCTCGCTGAGCTGAACCAAAGCAGGTCAGAGAAGATCCATGAGCACTGATGCAGTCCGTACCTGGGTGAAGTAGATCTGCTGGGCATTGGCCGGGCCGGCACCAGGGTTAACAGCTGTGGGCAGTAGCATGGTGCTCAGACCTGTAGGGGTTTGGATCTGGATCAGCTGTTGTCCCTGGACCATGCCAGATGGTACCAGAGAGGGCATACCAGGGACTCCCGTGGGGACCATCAATTGAGGTAACACCGATGATGACACAGGAGCTGAGGGACACAGAGGAAGGGGGACAACCTAGTGGTTAGTGTCCAGGGCGGGATCTGAACTCAGGTCTACCAAGGGAGAAACCAATGTCTTGACTGTTAGACCAAGAGGACGTTCCCCCTTTGCTGAGAATGACACTGATTTTGATGTCGTAGGCAGGGGCTACCTCATCACGAGACCATGAGCCACTCATGTCTGCTACAACAGCTTCAGTCCTCGGTTCTATATTATAATCAGTGTTGCCACTTTAAAAAGGAGCAGTTTGTGCATTCTCTTTAGTTTCCAACTCTGAGGTGTATAACACATGTATAAATACTCCTGTACAATCAAATAATGAAAATCAATTCCTGAGCTTTTCCTGTGTTTCTGAAAGTAACGACAGCTGTTTTAACCTTTGGGCAGTGTGCGTTTGAGACACCATCCTTCCCCCCAAAACATCAACTCACGTGCTCTAGTGGTACGCTgcaagacagaggaggaggacaggattGTGTTGGAAACCGTTGCCGGGACACGTTGTGCAgctgagggagtgagggagggtatGCTGGGAATTGGAGTCTCTCGGGATGTCGAGGAGAAAAAGGAGGCTTCACAGACTGCAGGAAACACACAATGGCATAAACAGCAA
This genomic window from Oncorhynchus keta strain PuntledgeMale-10-30-2019 unplaced genomic scaffold, Oket_V2 Un_contig_25821_pilon_pilon, whole genome shotgun sequence contains:
- the pogzb gene encoding pogo transposable element with ZNF domain isoform X2; translated protein: MVKWNQVPVALQSQLLQIVKSNSQANVPVATPLTQGNTKVDREVKICPRCGAQFKMQEALQGHMCFCCPDLVITAGPSSSSGTQNPLPELAPSSNPDPPPKVVMLVDDFYYGHFAGQQSLVDSQPTKLNYSFKCVICPKRSNSNIRLMDHMKQHPEMTKWVDQLTSCQHCFRQFSTSAQLQYHVENAHGPTQSSTCCKICEWAFESEPVFLHHMKNTHKPGEMPYICQVCRYRSSFFSDVYNHFCTNHAKTCNQLCVYCLKVFKSPNSYQQHYIRHQASRASHCNKCRLQFLSATDRMEHKTHSHRTFRKPKQLEGLQPGTKVTIRAYSHHKGQLPKNVPMDYKTTGPTPQAGQTYTNIQHKLQHQSKPPPQTTRTTMRKSIKQLDLLTKFQKRSVSLVKQRCMECSSDVPSFPDHYPTFVHCAVCPYSTCCSRSYADHMITNHAPRMKTNRVPLHKRPPPCYLKLRCELCDFSSQTGDLMAKHLAQDPSHGSSTCTPNKSLESDIEFCQEEEEDKSGGGVEVGRSEWALMENWREPLLRGTNSATILDFTESCGPRQSLNKNSDAVDYFNLLFPYSLMELIANETNAKAKTCQFLGQRDPDWVPVAAHEIKGFIGLSILMGLQSLPEPANYWSWQHYDNCHTFFRAMSIKRFQQISNNIWMGSLLTSMEEEEEEEGEGSGSDRLRLFRPMLSILGDSMWEAYQPNRCLAIDRALLPSLETEAGQAKGNPKAQPGVWLLCDSKSGYCHRLLIHMGREKENELGFSVVPPLVEGLQQKHHQLFLGSSLASAPLMQKLLDQGIYASSSFPPPSPILPRELWEQGKLEKPGDFLQRQLGPLLATRWKDTKEMGCLSTNARPGQPDTVWRKSQTKVGELSPIERPLAFRLLQENMRGVDICKQLLACNPLGGLPLDKHWRSLFWFLVNLSIVNAFIVLRESRKENPPSWVQGGLFTQANFRKRLGHQLAKCAERQARIHSENKEGLASVREVALQGNPNKLRHRLVKLTAKTKRCKNCNLKNLRHESVFGCIVCKANLCKQPSCFWEYHGFSPHHSGSPNVGFIMEDMRNTMGADRFDDSSEWGPLGPESDLDEAMAPVEDMGSDTDNEEMEVEALGKDVDEIVNAGESKQQPAVSDPPITPPTVRPVVKEREDTLSVRLLRIVLFALCCGERQAAKQLSTQSNLIRACLKNKEKQLERDGRGPGKGEAVERMVEWVMAQREQQLPLNEKNLFQRASEIHSQNGHSSAFRISYDWAVSFMLQHSLGWQAVGRTATVSCRLPRSMEDNANSFTKFTRKHIQAHNLPHTGIAAMDELSVFVDIEALADPAKVDKEEALQLVGTREPLVTIYLSALADGTMLRTLVLIKGQLPKMQGTGLPNSVLLEAKVEGFTRDEELALWESQVWRQHMLDQNRSAKGMLILDGHRGHVSKDFLTTLGATGTLPAVVPAGCTCRLQPLEMCLRPVLQSFLLARWARLAAEGGAAGATHKDLVQLLVAWLVEALSYLKEQPDLLRQSFHLTDLVPGQRDQEMTKTLAETQSELMSTLREALLGPEVLEPESPAELEQEDSRGTEDMEAGEERVDEEQEAGEERVDEEQEAGEERVDEEQEVKEGKVDEEQESEEGTLDENHKVAIEMDTRKDNILEKGEEEMEPLPESQEGPMRMSPPLSPSLSQTLS
- the pogzb gene encoding pogo transposable element with ZNF domain isoform X3 — its product is MPPMWSPIQNARSTSRTYFCCPDLVITAGPSSSSGTQNPLPELAPSSNPDPPPKVVMLVDDFYYGHFAGQQSLVDSQPTKLNYSFKCVICPKRSNSNIRLMDHMKQHPEMTKWVDQLTSCQHCFRQFSTSAQLQYHVENAHGPTQSSTCCKICEWAFESEPVFLHHMKNTHKPGEMPYICQVCRYRSSFFSDVYNHFCTNHAKTCNQLCVYCLKVFKSPNSYQQHYIRHQASRASHCNKCRLQFLSATDRMEHKTHSHRTFRKPKQLEGLQPGTKVTIRAYSHHKGQLPKNVPMDYKTTGPTPQAGQTYTNIQHKLQHQSKPPPQTTRTTMRKSIKQLDLLTKFQKRSVSLVKQRCMECSSDVPSFPDHYPTFVHCAVCPYSTCCSRSYADHMITNHAPRMKTNRVPLHKRPPPCYLKLRCELCDFSSQTGDLMAKHLAQDPSHGSSTCTPNKSLESDIEFCQEEEEDKSGGGVEVGRSEWALMENWREPLLRGTNSATILDFTESCGPRQSLNKNSDAVDYFNLLFPYSLMELIANETNAKAKTCQFLGQRDPDWVPVAAHEIKGFIGLSILMGLQSLPEPANYWSWQHYDNCHTFFRAMSIKRFQQISNNIWMGSLLTSMEEEEEEEGEGSGSDRLRLFRPMLSILGDSMWEAYQPNRCLAIDRALLPSLETEAGQAKGNPKAQPGVWLLCDSKSGYCHRLLIHMGREKENELGFSVVPPLVEGLQQKHHQLFLGSSLASAPLMQKLLDQGIYASSSFPPPSPILPRELWEQGKLEKPGDFLQRQLGPLLATRWKDTKEMGCLSTNARPGQPDTVWRKSQTKVGELSPIERPLAFRLLQENMRGVDICKQLLACNPLGGLPLDKHWRSLFWFLVNLSIVNAFIVLRESRKENPPSWVQGGLFTQANFRKRLGHQLAKCAERQARIHSENKEGLASVREVALQGNPNKLRHRLVKLTAKTKRCKNCNLKNLRHESVFGCIVCKANLCKQPSCFWEYHGFSPHHSGSPNVGFIMEDMRNTMGADRFDDSSEWGPLGPESDLDEAMAPVEDMGSDTDNEEMEVEALGKDVDEIVNAGESKQQPAVSDPPITPPTVRPVVKEREDTLSVRLLRIVLFALCCGERQAAKQLSTQSNLIRACLKNKEKQLERDGRGPGKGEAVERMVEWVMAQREQQLPLNEKNLFQRASEIHSQNGHSSAFRISYDWAVSFMLQHSLGWQAVGRTATVSCRLPRSMEDNANSFTKFTRKHIQAHNLPHTGIAAMDELSVFVDIEALADPAKVDKEEALQLVGTREPLVTIYLSALADGTMLRTLVLIKGQLPKMQGTGLPNSVLLEAKVEGFTRDEELALWESQVWRQHMLDQNRSAKGMLILDGHRGHVSKDFLTTLGATGTLPAVVPAGCTCRLQPLEMCLRPVLQSFLLARWARLAAEGGAAGATHKDLVQLLVAWLVEALSYLKEQPDLLRQSFHLTDLVPGQRDQEMTKTLAETQSELMSTLREALLGPEVLEPESPAELEQEDSRGTEDMEAGEERVDEEQEAGEERVDEEQEAGEERVDEEQEVKEGKVDEEQESEEGTLDENHKVAIEMDTRKDNILEKGEEEMEPLPESQEGPMRMSPPLSPSLSQTLS